The following DNA comes from Streptosporangiales bacterium.
TCGTGCGCGATCACCACTGGCACTCGTCGGCCATGTGATCTTCCTCTCCTGGGAACCCTCTCCGCGCTGGCGGCGCAGAGATCATCGCCGTGCGGGTAGGCGATGTGGGGCGTATGTCGGTATCCCCGGTTGGTAGTTGATCTTGCTCGGCCGCTACACTCACCGCGCAGCCGCCTGTATGTGCGGCCTCTACGCCTACCAAAGCCCTGGCACCACGTTCGTGACCCGAACGCGCTAGGTGTGCACCACAGGTCGGCGGGGGTGGGATACGAAGTGCCTTACCAAGGAGGACGGGATGTCCGGCCTGACCGTCAGCGCCGAAAGCTTTGACCTGAGCGGCGCTTACGTCACCGTAGTCGTAATCGTCGGGGTAGTAGCCCTACTCGCGTTGGCCGTCGCCGGCGCGCTCGCCCGCGAGGTTCTCCGCGCGGGCCAGGGCACCGAGCGCATGCAGAACATTGCAGGTGCGGTGCAAGAGGGTGCGGCTGCGTATCTCAAACGCCAGTTCGTGACGCTGGCGCCGTTCGTGGTGCTCCTCGTCATCTTGCTTTCGTTGCTTCCCGCGGAGTCGATGACCGTACGCATCGGGCGTTCGGCCTTCTTCGTCGTGGGCGCGTTGTTCTCGGCTGTCACCGGGTTCGCCGGCATGTGGCTGGCTGTGCGCGGCAACGTGCGGGTCGCCGCGGCCGCGCGCGAGGCAGGTGGCGAGCGGAAGGCGATGCGGATCGCGTTCCGCACAGGCGGCGTCGCGGGCATGTTCACCGTCGGCCTTGGCCTGCTCGGTGCCGTGATCGTCGTGCTCGCCTACAACTCCGACGCCCCGACCGTGCTCGAAGGCTTCGGCTTCGGTGCCGCGCTGCTCGCCATGTTCATGCGGGTCGGCGGCGGCATCTACACCAAGGCCGCCGACGTCGGCGCGGACCTGGTCGGCAAGGTCGAGCAGGGCATCCCCGAGGACGACCCGCGCAACGCCGCCACGATCGCCGACAACGTCGGTGACAACGTGGGTGACTGTGCCGGTATGGCCGCCGACCTGTTCGAGTCGTACGCGGTCATGCTGGTCGCGGCGCTGATCCTCGGCAAGATCGCGTTCGGCGCGGAGGGCCTGGTCTTCCCGCTGATCGTCCCGATGATCGGTGTGATCACCGCGGTGATCGGCATCTTCGTGGTCTCGCCACGCACGAAGGACCGCAGCGGTATGACGGCGATCAACCGCGGCTTCTTCGTCTCCGCGATCGTCTCTGCGGTGCTCGTCGTGATCGCCTCGTTCGTCTTCCTGCCGAGCAGCTTCGACCAGCTGAGCGGCTCCGAGGTGAGCAACTTCGACGGCAACCCGCGCTACATCGCGATCGGTGCGGTGATCATCGGTCTGCTGCTGGCGAGCGTCATCCAGGTGCTCACCGGGTACTTCACCGAGACCAACAGGCGTCCGGTGCGGGAGATCGGGGAGAGCTCACGCACCGGCCCCGCGACGGTGATACTCTCCGGCATCTCGGTGGGCCTGGAGTCCGCCGTCTACACCGCGTTGCTGATCGGCGCCGCGGTCTACGGCGCGTTCCTGCTCGGTGACGGCAACGCGCAGGTGGCGCTGTTCGCCGTCGCGCTGGCCGGCACCGGCCTGCTGACCACGGTCGGCGTCATCGTGTCGTCCGACACCTTCGGCCCGGTCTCCGACAACGCGCAGGGCATCGCGGAGATGTCCGGCGACGTCGAGGGCGAGGCCGCCGAGGTGCTCACCAGGCTGGACGCCGTGGGCAACACCACGAAGGCGATCACCAAGGGCATCGCGATCGCGACGGCCGTGCTCGCGGCGACCGCGCTGTTCGGGGCGTTCAAGTCGGCGGTGGAGGGCGCGCTGCCTGAGGGCGAGACGTTCGGTCTGTCCATCGACAACCCGAACGTGCTCGTCGGCCTGATGATCGGTGCCGCGGTGGTGTTCTTCTTCGCCGGCCTGGCGATCATGGCGGTCAGCCGGGCCGCCGGCCAGGTGGTGTACGAGGTGCGCAAGCAGTTCCGCGAGCACCCGGGGATCATGGACTACAGCGAGCGCCCGGACTACAGCCGCGTGGTCGACATCTGCACGAAGGACTCGCTGCGCGAGCTCGCCACGCCTGGTCTGCTCGCGGTGCTCGCACCGATCGCAGTCGGCTTCGGTCTCGGCTACGCGCCGCTGGGTGCGTACCTGGGCGGCGCGATCGCGGCCGGCACGCTGATGGCCGTCTTCCTCGCCAACTCCGGTGGCGCCTGGGACAACGCCAAGAAGCTCGTCGAGGACGGCTTCCACGGCGGCAAGGGTTCCGAGGCGCACGAGGCGACGATCATCGGTGACACCGTCGGTGACCCGTTCAAGGACACCGCGGGCCCGGCGATCAACCCGCTGCTGAAGGTGATGAACCTGGTGTCGCTGCTGATCGCGCCGGCCGTCGTCGCGTACGCCGACAACGTGCCGCTGCGTATCGGCGTGGCACTCGTCGCCGTGGCGGTGCTCGTCGCCGCCGTGGTGATCGCCAAGCGGCGCTCGGTGTCGGTCGCCGACAACGACAGCGAGGAAGAGCAGCAGACCGCCGCTGCCTGACAGCTCCGCGTCGTCAGCCCCCGGTTGCGCCGATCGGCGTGGCCGGGGGCTTCGTCGTCGCACCCTGCCACCAGGTCGGGTTACCGCCGCGGCCAGTGAGAGCAAATGCACGGCGAGCGTGCACGGGACGCCGAACGTCGGGACCAGGCTCATCGGCAGCTGCGACATCAAATCGGTGTCGCCGCCGGCGGCGAGCAGCCCGAGCGGGCTGTTCGAGTGGAGCACGCCCAACGACACCGCGGCGACCAGGTCGAGCACGCCGAACGCCGTCCAGCCGAGGTGCCCGAGCCTGGCCGGGCCGCCGCGCCCGACGAGGTAGGTCGCGACCAGCGGCGCCGTGACGCCGACGAGTACGTCCCGTACCCG
Coding sequences within:
- a CDS encoding sodium-translocating pyrophosphatase, yielding MSGLTVSAESFDLSGAYVTVVVIVGVVALLALAVAGALAREVLRAGQGTERMQNIAGAVQEGAAAYLKRQFVTLAPFVVLLVILLSLLPAESMTVRIGRSAFFVVGALFSAVTGFAGMWLAVRGNVRVAAAAREAGGERKAMRIAFRTGGVAGMFTVGLGLLGAVIVVLAYNSDAPTVLEGFGFGAALLAMFMRVGGGIYTKAADVGADLVGKVEQGIPEDDPRNAATIADNVGDNVGDCAGMAADLFESYAVMLVAALILGKIAFGAEGLVFPLIVPMIGVITAVIGIFVVSPRTKDRSGMTAINRGFFVSAIVSAVLVVIASFVFLPSSFDQLSGSEVSNFDGNPRYIAIGAVIIGLLLASVIQVLTGYFTETNRRPVREIGESSRTGPATVILSGISVGLESAVYTALLIGAAVYGAFLLGDGNAQVALFAVALAGTGLLTTVGVIVSSDTFGPVSDNAQGIAEMSGDVEGEAAEVLTRLDAVGNTTKAITKGIAIATAVLAATALFGAFKSAVEGALPEGETFGLSIDNPNVLVGLMIGAAVVFFFAGLAIMAVSRAAGQVVYEVRKQFREHPGIMDYSERPDYSRVVDICTKDSLRELATPGLLAVLAPIAVGFGLGYAPLGAYLGGAIAAGTLMAVFLANSGGAWDNAKKLVEDGFHGGKGSEAHEATIIGDTVGDPFKDTAGPAINPLLKVMNLVSLLIAPAVVAYADNVPLRIGVALVAVAVLVAAVVIAKRRSVSVADNDSEEEQQTAAA